In the genome of Aridibaculum aurantiacum, one region contains:
- a CDS encoding vWA domain-containing protein: MLYEWFQNITFAWPQALGLLLVLPILAYWYWRNIQQRQPSMLVTTTNFISEIRSFKTWFRHFPFVLRCIALACLIVAVARPQHKYTEQQTEGEGIDIILCIDISGSMNEKDFLPNRLEASKEVALNFINERVGDRMGVVIFSRQSFTLCPLTTDKNTVLAQVNNIRSGYLEEEGTAIGSGLATSVDRLKDQKTKSKIIILLTDGVDYGGMIPPDIAKEMAKLYGIKVYTIGVGSDKEVDEQVDTPQGRMQNRKKLEFNETLLQDIARETGGQYFHAVDKEGLKKVYASINQLEKTKIQVTTYDRYTEQFFPFVLAAVVLLLLEMILRYTMFRRFP; encoded by the coding sequence ATGCTGTACGAGTGGTTTCAAAATATCACGTTTGCATGGCCGCAGGCATTAGGCCTGTTGCTGGTGTTGCCTATCCTGGCCTACTGGTATTGGAGAAACATTCAGCAGCGCCAGCCTTCTATGCTGGTTACCACTACCAATTTCATTTCTGAAATCCGCAGCTTCAAAACATGGTTCAGGCATTTTCCGTTTGTGCTGCGCTGTATTGCTCTGGCCTGTCTTATTGTAGCCGTTGCTCGCCCACAACATAAGTACACGGAACAACAAACGGAAGGAGAAGGTATCGACATCATTCTCTGCATTGACATAAGCGGGAGTATGAATGAAAAGGATTTTTTGCCTAACAGGTTGGAAGCTTCTAAAGAAGTTGCATTAAATTTTATAAACGAACGCGTAGGCGACAGGATGGGTGTTGTTATTTTCAGCAGGCAGAGCTTTACCTTGTGCCCGCTTACTACCGATAAGAATACTGTTCTTGCCCAGGTAAATAATATTCGCAGTGGTTATTTAGAGGAAGAAGGTACAGCAATAGGCTCCGGCCTTGCTACCAGCGTTGACAGGTTGAAAGATCAAAAGACAAAGAGCAAGATCATTATCTTATTAACCGATGGTGTTGACTACGGAGGTATGATACCTCCCGATATTGCCAAGGAGATGGCTAAGTTGTACGGCATAAAAGTTTATACAATTGGTGTTGGATCAGATAAGGAAGTAGACGAACAGGTGGATACTCCGCAAGGTCGCATGCAGAACAGGAAGAAACTTGAATTCAACGAAACGCTGCTACAGGATATAGCCCGCGAAACAGGAGGACAATATTTTCATGCAGTAGACAAAGAAGGATTGAAGAAGGTATACGCAAGTATCAACCAACTGGAGAAGACAAAGATCCAGGTGACAACTTACGACCGGTATACCGAACAGTTTTTTCCTTTTGTGCTTGCGGCAGTTGTTTTGTTGTTGCTGGAAATGATACTCAGGTATACGATGTTCAGGAGATTTCCATAA
- the rsgA gene encoding ribosome small subunit-dependent GTPase A has translation MKAIIYKSTGSWYIAKDEQGNVYNARIKGVLKIGNITSTNPIAVGDEVEMELEDEKENTAIISNISDRRNYVARVSPHNKNQHHIIAANLDQSLLFATLKDPKTSQGFIDRFLITCEAYHVPATIVFNKSDVYRAKELDKFAELEEVYQSIGYRVVLTSVLKNEGLDELKEILQDKTTLLSGHSGVGKSSLINAIFPELKLRTANVSGWSGKGMHTTTFAEMFDLPTGGSVIDTPGIRELGLVGIEKHELSHYYPEMRRRLNDCQFNNCMHINEPGCGIKDAVSNNEIAIDRYASYLTILDTMNDKKY, from the coding sequence ATGAAAGCCATTATATACAAATCTACCGGTAGCTGGTACATAGCCAAGGATGAGCAGGGAAACGTATACAATGCACGTATCAAAGGAGTTTTAAAGATTGGCAACATTACATCAACCAATCCTATAGCTGTGGGTGATGAAGTAGAGATGGAGCTGGAAGATGAAAAGGAGAATACCGCCATCATTTCCAACATCAGCGACCGGAGAAACTATGTAGCACGAGTATCGCCACACAACAAAAACCAGCACCACATAATAGCTGCCAACCTCGACCAGAGTTTGTTATTTGCTACGCTTAAAGATCCAAAGACCTCGCAAGGTTTCATCGACCGCTTTCTCATTACTTGTGAAGCTTACCATGTACCTGCTACTATTGTTTTCAATAAAAGCGATGTATACCGCGCTAAGGAGTTGGACAAGTTTGCTGAACTGGAAGAGGTATACCAGTCGATAGGCTACAGGGTAGTGCTGACGAGTGTACTAAAAAACGAAGGGCTGGATGAACTGAAAGAAATACTGCAAGACAAGACCACGCTGCTAAGCGGCCACAGTGGCGTTGGTAAATCATCTCTTATCAATGCTATTTTTCCTGAATTGAAATTGCGTACAGCCAATGTAAGTGGATGGAGTGGTAAGGGTATGCATACTACCACATTTGCCGAAATGTTTGACCTGCCTACAGGCGGCAGTGTGATAGATACACCGGGTATAAGAGAACTGGGACTTGTAGGAATAGAGAAGCATGAACTGTCGCATTATTATCCTGAAATGCGCCGGCGGTTGAACGATTGCCAGTTCAACAATTGCATGCACATCAACGAGCCGGGATGCGGTATAAAAGATGCTGTATCCAACAATGAAATAGCGATAGACAGGTATGCCAGCTACCTCACCATTTTAGATACTATGAACGATAAAAAATACTGA
- a CDS encoding gamma carbonic anhydrase family protein, translating to MAFILPVHGKLPQMGSECFVAPNATIVGDVEMGDNCSVWFNAVIRGDVHYIKMGNKVNVQDGAVVHCTYQKHPTNIGNNVSIGHNAIVHGCTVHDNVLIGMRAIVMDRCVVNSNSIIAAGAVVLEGTIVEEGSIYAGVPAKKVKDVSPEKVSGEINRIANNYVTYSSWFEDYNDAGK from the coding sequence ATGGCTTTTATACTTCCTGTACATGGCAAGCTGCCGCAGATGGGTAGCGAATGTTTTGTAGCACCTAACGCTACCATTGTTGGTGATGTAGAAATGGGCGACAACTGCAGTGTTTGGTTCAATGCAGTGATACGTGGCGATGTACATTATATAAAAATGGGAAATAAGGTGAATGTGCAGGATGGCGCGGTGGTGCATTGTACTTATCAAAAACATCCGACCAACATTGGCAACAATGTTTCTATTGGGCACAACGCTATAGTGCATGGATGTACCGTACACGATAATGTGCTGATAGGTATGAGAGCCATTGTGATGGACAGGTGCGTGGTGAACAGCAACAGCATTATAGCTGCCGGCGCCGTAGTATTGGAAGGTACCATAGTGGAAGAAGGAAGTATTTATGCTGGCGTGCCGGCTAAGAAGGTGAAGGATGTTTCGCCGGAAAAAGTGAGCGGCGAGATAAACAGGATAGCAAATAACTACGTTACCTACTCATCGTGGTTTGAAGATTATAACGATGCAGGAAAATAA